From one Streptomyces mobaraensis genomic stretch:
- a CDS encoding esterase/lipase family protein, protein MKRRIVGTFVAAATATATAAVSLVAGGTATAAQPAAHRAPVVFVHGYLGSDPVWAPAKAAFLASGYRSDELFGFVYDYNTSNETSARGLAAFVEKVKKDTGAPKVDIVNHSMGGMVSMWYVKELGGSSSVGHLASLAGAHHGTDVAALCTVMSPSCQEMKPGSAFLKRLASGDETPGDTRYRTWYSPCDGVISPFFSTRLSGAENTLVPCVNHVAFLTDGGVLSQVAAFTKGE, encoded by the coding sequence ATGAAGCGCAGGATCGTCGGCACGTTCGTCGCGGCGGCCACCGCGACGGCCACCGCGGCCGTTTCCCTCGTGGCCGGGGGCACGGCCACGGCCGCCCAGCCGGCCGCGCACCGGGCGCCGGTCGTCTTCGTCCACGGCTACCTGGGGTCGGACCCCGTCTGGGCGCCGGCGAAGGCCGCGTTCCTCGCCAGCGGCTACCGGAGCGACGAGCTCTTCGGCTTCGTCTACGACTACAACACGTCCAACGAGACCAGCGCCCGCGGCCTGGCCGCCTTCGTCGAGAAGGTGAAGAAGGACACCGGGGCGCCGAAGGTCGACATCGTGAACCACTCCATGGGCGGCATGGTCTCCATGTGGTACGTCAAGGAGCTCGGCGGCTCGTCGAGCGTCGGCCACCTCGCCTCGCTCGCCGGCGCCCACCACGGCACGGACGTCGCGGCGCTGTGCACCGTCATGTCGCCGTCCTGCCAGGAGATGAAACCGGGTTCGGCCTTCCTCAAGAGACTGGCCTCCGGCGACGAGACGCCCGGCGACACCCGGTACCGGACCTGGTACTCGCCCTGTGACGGCGTCATCAGCCCGTTCTTCAGCACCCGGCTGAGTGGCGCGGAGAACACGCTGGTCCCCTGCGTCAACCACGTCGCGTTCCTCACGGACGGCGGCGTGCTGTCCCAGGTGGCCGCCTTCACGAAGGGGGAGTGA
- a CDS encoding CoA-acylating methylmalonate-semialdehyde dehydrogenase has translation MTSETKTVGHWIGGRAVEGASGAYGPVTDPATGEVTTRVALASAEEVDAAVAAAKDAYASWGTSSLATRTSVLFAYRALLDARREDLARLITAEHGKVHADALGEVARGLEIVELACGITTQLKGELSTQVSSRVDVAAIRQPLGVVAGITPFNFPAMVPMWMFPLAIACGNTFVLKPSEKDPSAALLLAELAAEAGLPEGVLNVVNGDRVAVERLLEHPDVAAVSFVGSTPIARHIHATASAHGKRVQALGGAKNHMLVLPDADLDAAADAAVSAAYGSAGERCMAVSAVVAVGDTGDALVAKIRDRAEKIKIGPGSDPASEMGPLITAEHRDRVASYVTGAAAQGAEVVLDGTGFTVDGYEKGHWIGLSLLDKVSPESDAYRDEIFGPVLCVLRAETYEEGVALINASPWGNGTAVFTRDGGAARRFQLEVQAGMVGVNVPIPVPVGYHSFGGWKDSLFGDHHIYGNDGVHFYTRGKVVTTRWPDPEDGGVDLGFPSHK, from the coding sequence ATGACGTCGGAAACGAAGACCGTCGGCCACTGGATCGGCGGCCGTGCCGTCGAGGGCGCGTCGGGCGCGTACGGGCCGGTCACCGACCCGGCGACGGGCGAGGTGACCACCCGGGTGGCGCTGGCGTCGGCGGAGGAGGTGGACGCCGCGGTGGCGGCGGCGAAGGACGCGTACGCCTCGTGGGGGACGTCCTCGCTCGCCACCCGCACGTCCGTCCTCTTCGCCTACCGCGCGCTGCTCGACGCGCGCCGCGAGGACCTGGCCCGGCTGATCACCGCCGAGCACGGCAAGGTGCACGCCGACGCGCTGGGCGAGGTCGCGCGCGGTCTGGAGATCGTCGAGCTGGCCTGCGGCATCACCACCCAGCTCAAGGGCGAGCTGTCCACCCAGGTGTCCAGCCGGGTGGACGTCGCCGCGATCCGGCAGCCGCTGGGGGTGGTGGCGGGCATCACGCCGTTCAACTTCCCGGCGATGGTGCCGATGTGGATGTTCCCGCTGGCCATCGCGTGCGGGAACACGTTCGTGCTCAAGCCGAGCGAGAAGGACCCGTCGGCGGCGCTGCTGCTGGCCGAACTGGCCGCGGAGGCAGGGCTTCCGGAGGGCGTCCTCAACGTCGTCAACGGCGACCGGGTGGCGGTGGAGCGGCTGCTGGAGCACCCGGACGTCGCCGCCGTCTCGTTCGTCGGCTCGACCCCGATCGCCCGGCACATCCACGCCACCGCGTCCGCGCACGGCAAGCGCGTCCAGGCGCTCGGCGGCGCCAAGAACCACATGCTCGTCCTGCCCGACGCCGACCTGGACGCCGCCGCGGACGCCGCCGTGTCGGCCGCGTACGGCTCGGCGGGGGAGCGCTGCATGGCCGTCTCGGCGGTGGTGGCGGTCGGCGACACGGGCGACGCGCTGGTCGCGAAGATCCGCGACCGCGCCGAGAAGATCAAGATCGGGCCCGGTTCCGACCCCGCGTCCGAGATGGGCCCCCTGATCACCGCCGAGCACCGCGACCGCGTCGCCTCGTACGTGACGGGCGCGGCGGCGCAGGGCGCGGAGGTCGTCCTCGACGGCACCGGCTTCACGGTCGACGGGTACGAGAAGGGCCACTGGATCGGCCTGTCGCTGCTCGACAAGGTGTCGCCGGAGTCGGACGCCTACCGCGACGAGATCTTCGGCCCGGTGCTGTGCGTGCTGCGCGCGGAGACGTACGAGGAGGGGGTGGCCCTGATCAACGCCTCCCCCTGGGGCAACGGCACCGCCGTCTTCACCCGCGACGGCGGCGCGGCCCGCCGCTTCCAACTGGAGGTGCAGGCGGGGATGGTGGGTGTGAACGTGCCGATCCCCGTGCCGGTGGGCTACCACTCGTTCGGCGGCTGGAAGGACTCCCTGTTCGGGGACCACCACATCTACGGGAACGACGGCGTCCACTTCTATACGCGGGGCAAGGTCGTGACGACGCGCTGGCCGGACCCGGAGGACGGCGGGGTGGACCTGGGGTTCCCGAGCCACAAGTAG
- a CDS encoding PucR family transcriptional regulator gives MDRPAPSAEIVPVARALLERVSALGGLLARRVRAEVESYGDEHLLPDAPLYRSCVENLRLPLLCLAGRAGPADLSSARETGRERALQDVPLAGTLHAFRIGFELLWAELAAEARRAHDITSDTLLTLSSEVWRLAGAYSDAMAAAYRETAAELAAQREHERSALVEALLTGAITDRSTMWEAARALGLPGSGPFIVVAADVPAPGRSALPRIEATLRAGRVPSAWRLLPGQRIGVMSVLPPDVRSAALAILARSEARVGVSPPYDSLRDTPQALRYARLALAALPRAGAGVVHFDDDPLAMLVAAAPAEAGHIARTVFDEVLALPADERERLLDTLERWFAAGGSAAETGRRLYCHPNTVRYRLRRLEELTGRSLQDPRAVVDLGAALRALRVLPEEALGGGGS, from the coding sequence ATGGACCGGCCGGCGCCGAGCGCGGAGATCGTCCCGGTGGCGCGAGCCCTGCTGGAGCGGGTCTCCGCCCTGGGCGGGCTGCTGGCGCGCCGGGTGCGGGCCGAGGTCGAGTCGTACGGTGACGAACACCTGCTTCCCGACGCGCCGTTGTACCGGTCGTGCGTGGAGAACCTCCGGCTTCCGCTGCTGTGCCTGGCGGGCCGGGCCGGGCCAGCGGACCTGTCGTCGGCGCGGGAGACCGGACGGGAACGGGCCCTCCAGGACGTGCCGCTGGCCGGTACGCTGCACGCCTTCCGGATCGGCTTCGAGCTGCTGTGGGCGGAGCTGGCCGCCGAGGCCCGCCGGGCGCACGACATCACCAGTGACACGCTGCTGACTCTGTCGTCGGAGGTCTGGAGGCTGGCTGGCGCGTATTCCGACGCGATGGCCGCGGCGTACCGGGAGACGGCCGCGGAGCTCGCGGCCCAGCGGGAGCACGAGCGGTCGGCCCTGGTGGAGGCGCTGCTGACGGGCGCGATCACCGACCGGAGCACGATGTGGGAGGCGGCCCGCGCGCTGGGGCTGCCGGGCAGCGGGCCGTTCATCGTCGTGGCCGCCGACGTCCCCGCGCCGGGCCGTTCGGCGCTGCCCCGGATCGAGGCGACGCTGCGGGCCGGCCGGGTGCCGTCCGCCTGGCGGCTGCTGCCGGGGCAGCGGATCGGGGTGATGTCGGTGCTGCCGCCGGACGTCCGGTCCGCGGCGCTGGCGATCCTGGCGCGGAGCGAGGCGCGCGTGGGCGTCAGCCCGCCGTACGACTCGCTGCGGGACACCCCGCAGGCCCTGCGGTACGCGCGGCTGGCGCTGGCCGCGCTGCCCAGGGCCGGGGCCGGGGTCGTCCACTTCGACGACGATCCGCTCGCGATGCTGGTCGCGGCGGCGCCGGCGGAGGCCGGGCACATCGCGAGGACGGTGTTCGACGAGGTGCTGGCCCTGCCGGCGGACGAGCGCGAGCGGCTCCTCGACACGCTGGAACGGTGGTTCGCGGCGGGCGGGTCGGCGGCGGAGACCGGGCGCCGGCTGTACTGCCACCCGAACACGGTGCGCTACCGGCTGCGCAGGCTGGAGGAGCTGACCGGCCGGTCGCTCCAGGATCCGCGCGCGGTCGTCGACTTGGGCGCCGCGCTGCGGGCCCTGCGGGTGCTGCCGGAGGAGGCGCTGGGCGGCGGGGGGAGCTGA
- a CDS encoding helix-turn-helix transcriptional regulator, with product MRDPVQRLHLRCSAVLARAADRAEDGAARAARLSAAAGHARRVGLTRRAAQLEARAAALEVREVALEVGEAAAVAPGPLSALTPQQLRVARHVAEGLTNREVAAVLALSHRTVDHHLRNVFAALGIRSRVQLVHALIPQAPAGRRAALTSPDS from the coding sequence GTGCGCGATCCCGTACAGCGACTGCACCTGCGCTGCTCAGCCGTCCTCGCACGGGCGGCGGACCGGGCGGAGGACGGCGCCGCCCGCGCCGCCCGGCTGTCGGCCGCGGCCGGTCACGCCCGGCGCGTCGGGCTGACGCGCCGGGCGGCGCAGCTGGAGGCCCGGGCGGCCGCTCTTGAGGTTCGGGAGGTGGCTCTTGAGGTTGGGGAGGCGGCCGCCGTCGCCCCGGGCCCGCTGTCCGCGCTGACGCCGCAGCAGCTGCGGGTGGCGCGGCACGTCGCCGAGGGCCTCACCAACCGCGAGGTCGCCGCCGTCCTCGCCCTCAGCCACCGCACCGTCGACCACCACCTGCGGAACGTCTTCGCGGCGCTGGGCATCCGCTCACGCGTCCAGCTGGTGCACGCGCTGATCCCTCAGGCCCCGGCCGGCCGACGCGCGGCGCTGACGAGCCCCGACTCGTAG